One genomic region from Bubalus bubalis isolate 160015118507 breed Murrah chromosome 12, NDDB_SH_1, whole genome shotgun sequence encodes:
- the LBH gene encoding protein LBH isoform X1: MSVYFPIHCPDYLRSAEMTEVMMNTPSMEEIGLNPRKDGLSYQIFPDPSDFDRCCKLKDRLPSIVVEPTEGEVESGELRWPPEEFLVQEDAQDNCEETASENKEQ; the protein is encoded by the exons CCCTGACTATCTGAGATCGGCcgagatgactgaagtgatgaTGAACACCCCATCCATGGAAGAAATTGGCCTCAACCCCCGAAAGGATGGCCTTTCCTACCAG ATCTTCCCTGACCCGTCAGACTTTGACCGCTGCTGCAAACTGAAGGACCGTCTGCCGTCCATCGTGGTGGAGCCCACAGAGGGGGAGGTGGAGAGTGGGGAGCTCCGGTGGCCCCCCGAGGAGTTCTTGGTCCAGGAGGATGCGCAGGACAACTGTGAAGAGACAGCGAGTGAAAACAAGGAGCAGTAG
- the LBH gene encoding protein LBH isoform X2, whose product MSVYFPIHCPDYLRSAEMTEVMMNTPSMEEIGLNPRKDGLSYQQRGTGWPSSLDLSLQNWSSPSTPDFPAPRQPVLAHQPNILSFPGQSYFHCPHI is encoded by the exons CCCTGACTATCTGAGATCGGCcgagatgactgaagtgatgaTGAACACCCCATCCATGGAAGAAATTGGCCTCAACCCCCGAAAGGATGGCCTTTCCTACCAG CAAAGAGGAACCGGGTGGCCAAGCTCCCTGGATCTCAGCTTGCAGAACTG GAGCTCACCTTCAACCCCAGATTTCCCTGCTCCGAGGCAGCCCGTGTTGGCCCATCAGCCAAACATCCTGAGCTTTCCTGGACAGTCCTACTTCCACTGTCCTCATATTTAA